Proteins co-encoded in one Spirosoma endbachense genomic window:
- a CDS encoding GumC domain-containing protein, whose product MSSTNLTPTDPNGMVTRTIPPDQISPKSLVVRIFKLKEVARRNWKLLLILTAIGGIIGFIYDMTHKKQPVFNATMTFNLGGGSSSNTFGDLSALAGAFGLSQGAPDASIFVGDNFLIYAKSRPVVEKTLMKTVKINDRDTLLIDYYIRHSGIRDEEWEDSDTLRSFYFGKSKKPEEYSKLERVAMSQIYTRIKGEMSVTQPERKSSFMELRCAMQDEMLAAKFLDNHLTTIEQDYRQKQTKKTSEMYQLLRFRADSIASILNGTENKLAQYMDQNQQMVVAQGQIMQTKLTRNSTFLSTIYYQAVQSADNMRLSLIREAPLFTVIEPVELPLYKETITPVGMQAGIALGLILAFIVIFLREAYRSVMREG is encoded by the coding sequence ATGAGTTCAACAAACCTGACACCAACAGATCCTAACGGAATGGTTACGCGGACAATACCCCCCGACCAGATTTCGCCGAAGTCTCTTGTGGTCCGTATTTTTAAGCTTAAGGAAGTTGCCCGGCGCAACTGGAAGCTACTGTTAATCCTGACAGCGATTGGCGGGATAATTGGGTTTATTTATGATATGACCCACAAGAAGCAACCAGTTTTTAACGCGACAATGACCTTCAATCTCGGAGGAGGTAGCAGCAGCAATACCTTCGGGGACCTGAGTGCGCTGGCTGGTGCTTTTGGTTTAAGTCAGGGCGCACCCGATGCCAGCATTTTCGTAGGCGATAACTTTCTGATCTATGCCAAATCAAGGCCGGTCGTGGAAAAGACGCTGATGAAAACCGTTAAAATCAACGACCGGGACACCTTGCTGATCGATTATTATATCCGGCATAGCGGCATTCGGGACGAAGAGTGGGAAGACAGCGATACACTACGGTCATTTTACTTTGGCAAAAGCAAGAAGCCCGAAGAGTATAGCAAGCTTGAGCGCGTTGCCATGTCGCAGATCTATACCCGCATTAAAGGCGAAATGAGTGTGACGCAACCTGAGCGGAAGTCGTCGTTCATGGAATTGCGTTGTGCCATGCAGGATGAAATGCTGGCGGCTAAGTTTCTGGATAACCACCTGACAACGATCGAGCAGGATTATCGCCAGAAGCAAACGAAAAAAACGAGCGAAATGTACCAATTGCTCCGTTTTCGGGCCGATTCTATTGCCAGTATCCTGAATGGTACAGAAAACAAACTGGCTCAGTATATGGATCAGAACCAGCAAATGGTGGTAGCGCAGGGACAGATCATGCAAACGAAGCTGACCCGCAATTCTACATTCCTGAGTACCATTTACTATCAGGCCGTTCAGAGCGCCGATAATATGCGTTTATCGCTTATTCGGGAAGCGCCCCTGTTCACCGTTATTGAGCCGGTAGAATTGCCACTTTATAAGGAGACTATTACACCGGTTGGTATGCAGGCTGGCATTGCCTTAGGGTTGATTCTGGCGTTTATCGTTATATTTTTACGGGAGGCTTATCGTTCCGTGATGCGGGAAGGCTAG
- a CDS encoding ABC transporter permease — translation MKTHEVLIEPGRAERHYWSDLWRNRELLYILSMRDVSVRYKQTALGTAWGLIRPLTTMLIMVFVFSKIAKLPADPGVPYPLMVLGGITVWTFFSTAFTQISNSVTLNSNLVTKVYFPRLIMPISSVAVSFLDFLVSLGLFILLAIWYRFIPDWHLVLVPVFVVLAALAAFAFGLFFAVINVRFRDIGQLIPFIVQVGFYACPIAYSSRLVSKESWYPLYILNPLVGIIDGFRWALLGEKAYFNPDSLIASVIIVGICLSLSLYFFRKRENTFVDDI, via the coding sequence ATGAAAACACACGAAGTACTTATAGAACCTGGTCGCGCAGAGCGACATTATTGGAGCGATTTGTGGCGAAATCGCGAATTGCTGTACATTTTGTCGATGCGTGATGTGTCGGTTCGGTATAAGCAAACGGCTCTTGGCACAGCCTGGGGTTTAATCCGACCGCTGACCACCATGCTTATCATGGTATTTGTTTTCAGCAAGATTGCCAAACTACCAGCCGACCCCGGTGTGCCTTACCCATTGATGGTATTAGGCGGCATTACGGTCTGGACGTTTTTTTCCACTGCCTTTACGCAGATCAGCAACAGTGTTACCCTGAATTCGAATCTAGTAACGAAGGTATATTTTCCGCGGCTGATCATGCCAATTAGCTCGGTGGCCGTGAGTTTTCTGGATTTTTTAGTATCATTGGGATTATTCATCTTATTGGCTATCTGGTATCGGTTTATCCCCGACTGGCATCTGGTTCTTGTCCCCGTATTTGTCGTATTGGCGGCTCTGGCGGCTTTTGCCTTCGGATTATTTTTTGCGGTGATCAACGTCCGGTTCCGGGATATAGGTCAGTTGATTCCGTTTATTGTGCAGGTCGGTTTCTATGCTTGCCCAATTGCGTATAGCAGCCGATTAGTTTCTAAAGAGAGTTGGTATCCGCTTTATATTCTTAACCCCTTAGTGGGTATTATTGATGGCTTTCGTTGGGCGTTACTCGGCGAAAAAGCGTATTTTAACCCAGACAGTTTAATAGCCTCCGTTATTATTGTAGGCATTTGCTTAAGTTTGTCTCTTTACTTTTTCCGTAAACGCGAGAACACATTTGTTGATGATATATAA
- a CDS encoding ABC transporter ATP-binding protein — MSVITVENISKQYIIDHQKGKGVNTLRDVLTENFRQFFGGKKAQETTTREEFWALRDVSFSIEQGDRVGIVGHNGAGKSTLLKILSKIIEPTTGSVRIKGRVASLLEVGTGFHPELTGRENIYLNGSLLGMSRNEIRKQFDEIVAFAGVEKFLDTPVKRYSSGMYVRLGFAISAHLDPEIMIVDEVLAVGDAEFQKKSLGKMRDNSASGRTILFVSHNLTAVQALCNKTLYFEKGQLLEQGETNQVIATYLSKVSKTRLLRQWDSPEEAPGNDYVRIKRIELVPDYQDELTHIDVRTPMKFRFEFWNMMDRANLNLSMHLNSLTGECIFNVGTQSKPYEKGLIAGECTIPGYFLNDGSYTISVMVVKDTVTPLFVMEEGITFEVEDYREGIAWYGKWPGYVRPQFPFEMGMLEPASIK, encoded by the coding sequence ATGTCCGTCATTACTGTAGAAAATATAAGTAAACAATACATTATTGACCACCAGAAGGGCAAGGGCGTTAATACCCTGCGTGACGTATTAACTGAAAACTTCCGGCAGTTCTTCGGTGGCAAGAAAGCACAGGAAACTACCACACGAGAAGAATTTTGGGCGTTACGTGACGTAAGTTTCTCTATTGAACAGGGAGATCGCGTTGGTATTGTTGGGCATAACGGCGCGGGCAAATCCACCCTTCTGAAAATCCTGAGTAAAATTATTGAGCCTACTACAGGTTCTGTACGTATAAAAGGACGAGTTGCTTCTCTGCTTGAAGTTGGTACCGGGTTTCACCCGGAGCTGACCGGCCGCGAAAACATTTACCTCAATGGTTCGCTACTGGGCATGAGTCGAAATGAGATTCGGAAGCAATTTGATGAAATTGTTGCCTTTGCCGGTGTCGAAAAATTTCTGGATACGCCCGTTAAGCGGTACTCATCAGGCATGTATGTTCGCCTGGGATTTGCGATTTCGGCTCACCTCGATCCGGAAATTATGATCGTGGATGAGGTACTGGCTGTCGGTGATGCTGAATTTCAGAAAAAGAGTCTGGGCAAAATGCGCGATAACTCAGCGAGTGGCCGAACAATCCTGTTTGTGAGCCATAACCTGACTGCTGTTCAGGCACTTTGCAACAAAACACTTTATTTTGAGAAAGGGCAACTGCTTGAACAGGGTGAAACAAATCAGGTAATTGCCACTTATTTGAGTAAAGTATCCAAAACCCGGCTCCTTCGGCAGTGGGATTCCCCAGAAGAAGCTCCGGGTAACGATTATGTCCGGATCAAGCGAATTGAACTGGTTCCGGATTATCAGGATGAATTGACTCATATTGATGTACGGACGCCAATGAAATTCCGGTTCGAGTTCTGGAATATGATGGATCGTGCCAATCTGAACCTGTCGATGCACCTTAACTCCCTGACCGGAGAATGTATTTTCAACGTTGGCACACAATCGAAGCCTTACGAAAAAGGATTAATTGCCGGTGAGTGCACCATTCCAGGGTATTTTCTTAATGACGGTTCTTACACGATCTCGGTAATGGTTGTGAAAGATACGGTTACCCCCTTATTTGTTATGGAAGAAGGTATTACCTTCGAGGTGGAAGACTATCGCGAGGGTATTGCCTGGTACGGGAAATGGCCGGGCTACGTTCGACCACAGTTTCCTTTCGAGATGGGTATGTTGGAACCAGCATCTATAAAATGA